A single genomic interval of Rosistilla ulvae harbors:
- a CDS encoding GDSL-type esterase/lipase family protein, producing MRFKYTCQLLTLLLGFNCLCANETFADEAASVRSADRVALVGGTWVERMQQNGYFETALQTLAPQQKLAVRNLGWSGDNARAEARALFGSPQDGYARLQRDLAAAKPTIVVLGYGFAAALNGLTAAEQFSADLDRLLDDQAAAGVRVVLLQPFHMPGVRTTDYDAANQSVRQTIAQAAQERKLPLIDLAPLVSDADFDNGLHLTEQGYQQLGDRLARELLHQAEVPAIDYTAAKTKSLRDKVIEKNQLFFHRYRPQNETYLFLFRKHEQGNNAVDIPRFDPLIEALDGEIQQAAGQ from the coding sequence ATGCGCTTCAAATACACTTGCCAGTTACTCACCCTTCTCCTTGGCTTTAACTGCCTCTGCGCGAACGAAACGTTTGCCGACGAAGCCGCCAGCGTTCGCTCGGCCGACCGAGTTGCGTTGGTGGGTGGTACGTGGGTCGAACGGATGCAACAGAACGGCTATTTTGAAACCGCCCTGCAAACACTTGCACCCCAGCAAAAGCTGGCGGTCCGCAATCTCGGTTGGTCGGGCGACAACGCTCGCGCCGAAGCCCGCGCCCTGTTCGGTAGTCCGCAGGATGGATACGCCCGCTTGCAGCGAGACCTTGCCGCCGCCAAGCCAACGATCGTCGTCCTGGGCTATGGGTTTGCAGCCGCTCTGAATGGATTGACCGCTGCCGAACAGTTCTCCGCCGATCTGGATCGACTGTTGGACGACCAAGCCGCTGCGGGCGTGCGTGTCGTGTTGCTGCAACCGTTTCACATGCCTGGCGTCCGAACGACCGATTACGACGCAGCCAACCAAAGCGTTCGCCAAACGATCGCTCAAGCGGCTCAAGAGCGCAAGCTGCCGCTGATCGATCTGGCCCCGTTGGTCTCCGACGCCGATTTCGATAACGGCCTGCATCTGACCGAACAAGGATACCAGCAGCTGGGAGATCGACTGGCCCGCGAACTGCTGCACCAAGCCGAAGTCCCCGCGATCGACTACACCGCTGCAAAAACGAAGTCTCTCCGCGACAAAGTGATCGAAAAGAACCAGCTGTTCTTCCATCGCTACCGTCCGCAAAACGAGACCTATCTGTTCCTGTTCCGCAAACACGAACAAGGGAACAACGCCGTCGATATCCCACGTTTCGATCCATTGATCGAAGCCCTCGACGGCGAGATCCAACAAGCCGCCGGGCAATAG
- a CDS encoding response regulator, producing MTKLATASKQHPGSIARKVCIFVTVLLVVVTLVIALVGFLVSRGIVRQQVHERLRVVASTRHHIFSDYIAGQRVRIQHYADRHRVKTAAVDDVQGPEDKAAAMNRMVAETKEQFIGIVDAWLASPRGKVIASTDPAQLGKDFSKDESFTHGMKAAYVAAPQDLGESLISYLTAPVTDETGKFVGVLFVTTEMSRLRQLVRDDNGLGATGDILIASRDGDKLNYFFPSTMPRPTTVDQAMVVGQAIAGESSPEAVQTRIGEDEVLATFQPINLQPGVRDWGMVVKINVAEAYAPVYRLAKLLFIFQAILLVVVWTATQWLTRRFTAPLDRLTGVVSQFASGQRELRAELDSDDEIAALGDAFNHMADAVLRTEHDLEHRVQQRTGELQKEIDTRKEVQRQLVDARDVAEKANRSKSQFLANMSHEIRTPMNGILGMAQLLESGDLNAEQQSQLMAMQQCAQWLLQLLNDILDFSKIEAGMLSLEKVPFDFRDCVDSTVATLAARGFDKDLELICRIAPDVPVRMVSDPGRLRQILFNLIGNAIKFTNQGHVYVEITSRQLEFAKVELTIDVSDTGVGIAKANQQHIFEAFRQADSSTTREFGGTGLGLSISSQLVEALDGKIHLKSELGVGSRFRIVIPMRFLQQPTDVIEPLRGTDFRLLVVDDHPKNLEVVCEMIDSWGLATLPARNGRQAIEILAKSRVSMVLLDNALEDLPARQCVAKIRQLPGCEKLPVVMMHGAYTPTQIDWWAQEGIDHLSKPIGHRRLHELLLHRLLGIAPQPVDDSTQVKLTTASGQVLRVLLVEDSLVNRQVALGLLRRLKCDVDVATHGGEAVQQVSRNRYDVVLMDVQMPVMDGIKATLAIRKSEVGTKRHLPIIAMTAAAMKGDRQRCFDAGMDGYISKPVTQESLVLEVRRVLGSDGGKGDTSDSRIWSHAQPAAAPSGTSNAREPSASVDRSKPVSQIDTVIESDAGHLGLDQLCTEYSEQDALVIAQALVVEAPQLIRTLKSSAVDGDQRVLTRGAHTLKGSARVVQFEDVAELSAKIELLAREGKTAEAISHLDDLAQRTRSMTERVEKWIRSRTNGRE from the coding sequence ATGACCAAGCTTGCAACCGCATCGAAGCAGCACCCCGGTTCGATCGCTCGCAAGGTTTGCATCTTCGTGACGGTCCTATTGGTTGTTGTGACCTTAGTGATCGCGCTTGTCGGATTTTTGGTCAGTCGTGGAATCGTTCGCCAGCAGGTGCATGAACGTCTGCGAGTCGTCGCATCGACACGGCACCATATCTTCTCAGATTACATCGCCGGGCAACGCGTTCGGATCCAGCATTATGCCGATCGCCATCGGGTGAAAACGGCTGCGGTCGATGACGTCCAGGGGCCCGAGGACAAGGCGGCTGCGATGAATCGGATGGTGGCCGAAACGAAGGAGCAGTTTATTGGGATCGTCGACGCCTGGCTGGCCAGTCCGCGCGGCAAGGTGATCGCCAGCACCGATCCAGCTCAACTGGGGAAAGACTTCTCGAAGGACGAAAGTTTCACGCATGGCATGAAAGCGGCATACGTTGCCGCTCCGCAGGACCTGGGCGAGTCGTTGATCTCTTACCTGACGGCTCCTGTGACCGACGAGACGGGCAAGTTTGTTGGCGTCCTGTTCGTCACCACCGAGATGTCGAGGCTGCGGCAATTGGTGCGCGACGACAACGGGTTGGGGGCGACGGGGGACATCCTGATTGCATCGCGTGACGGAGACAAGTTGAACTACTTCTTTCCATCCACGATGCCGCGCCCGACCACGGTCGATCAAGCGATGGTTGTAGGCCAGGCGATCGCGGGAGAGTCGAGCCCCGAGGCGGTTCAAACTCGGATCGGTGAGGACGAAGTCTTGGCGACGTTCCAGCCGATCAATCTGCAGCCTGGCGTTCGCGATTGGGGGATGGTTGTCAAAATCAATGTTGCCGAAGCGTATGCGCCGGTCTACCGGTTGGCCAAGTTGTTGTTCATCTTTCAAGCGATCCTGTTGGTCGTGGTCTGGACGGCGACCCAGTGGCTGACCCGTCGCTTTACGGCACCGCTGGATCGGTTGACAGGGGTTGTCAGTCAGTTTGCCTCGGGACAGCGGGAACTGCGAGCCGAACTCGATTCGGACGATGAGATCGCTGCGTTGGGGGACGCCTTCAACCATATGGCCGATGCTGTGCTGAGGACCGAGCACGATCTGGAACACCGCGTGCAACAGCGGACCGGCGAACTGCAAAAGGAGATCGACACGCGAAAGGAAGTGCAGCGTCAGTTGGTCGATGCCCGCGACGTGGCGGAAAAGGCGAACCGATCCAAGAGCCAGTTTTTGGCGAACATGAGCCACGAGATTCGCACGCCGATGAATGGCATCTTGGGGATGGCCCAGCTGTTGGAATCGGGCGACTTAAACGCCGAACAGCAGAGTCAATTGATGGCGATGCAGCAGTGCGCTCAATGGTTGCTGCAACTGCTGAACGATATCCTCGATTTTTCGAAGATCGAAGCGGGGATGTTGTCGCTGGAAAAAGTCCCTTTCGATTTCCGCGACTGCGTCGATTCCACGGTCGCCACGCTGGCAGCCCGCGGATTCGACAAGGACCTGGAACTGATCTGCCGGATCGCTCCGGATGTTCCCGTGCGGATGGTCAGCGATCCCGGACGGCTGCGGCAGATTCTGTTCAATCTGATCGGCAACGCGATCAAGTTCACCAATCAGGGACATGTCTATGTCGAGATCACGTCGCGACAGCTGGAATTTGCGAAGGTCGAATTGACGATCGATGTCAGCGACACCGGGGTCGGGATCGCGAAGGCCAACCAACAGCATATCTTCGAAGCGTTTCGGCAGGCAGACAGTTCCACGACGCGGGAGTTTGGCGGAACGGGATTGGGACTGTCGATCTCATCGCAATTGGTCGAAGCGTTGGACGGGAAGATCCATCTCAAGAGTGAATTGGGTGTTGGTTCCCGTTTTCGGATCGTGATACCGATGCGGTTCCTGCAACAACCAACCGATGTCATCGAGCCCTTGAGAGGGACGGACTTCCGTCTGTTGGTGGTCGATGATCACCCCAAAAACCTCGAGGTTGTTTGCGAGATGATCGATTCGTGGGGGCTTGCGACGTTGCCCGCTCGCAATGGCCGGCAGGCGATCGAGATTCTGGCGAAGTCGCGTGTGTCGATGGTCTTGCTTGACAACGCGTTGGAGGATTTGCCGGCCCGGCAGTGCGTGGCCAAGATTCGCCAGTTGCCCGGCTGTGAAAAGTTGCCCGTTGTGATGATGCATGGTGCCTACACACCGACCCAAATCGATTGGTGGGCTCAGGAGGGAATCGACCACTTGAGCAAACCGATCGGGCATCGCAGACTGCACGAACTACTGTTGCATCGTCTGTTGGGAATTGCCCCACAACCGGTCGATGATTCAACGCAAGTCAAACTGACGACCGCATCGGGGCAGGTGCTGCGCGTGCTGTTGGTGGAAGACAGCCTGGTCAATCGACAGGTGGCGCTGGGCTTGCTGCGCCGATTGAAATGTGACGTCGACGTGGCGACCCATGGCGGCGAGGCGGTCCAGCAGGTGTCGCGGAACCGTTATGACGTCGTGTTGATGGACGTGCAAATGCCGGTCATGGATGGTATCAAGGCGACGTTGGCGATTCGCAAATCGGAAGTCGGGACCAAACGCCATCTGCCAATCATCGCGATGACGGCTGCGGCGATGAAAGGGGATCGCCAGCGTTGTTTCGACGCCGGAATGGATGGTTACATCTCGAAACCGGTGACGCAGGAAAGTCTGGTGCTTGAAGTTCGCCGCGTGTTGGGAAGCGACGGTGGCAAGGGGGATACGAGCGATTCGCGGATCTGGAGTCATGCCCAGCCAGCCGCAGCGCCATCGGGCACATCCAATGCGCGCGAGCCGTCGGCGTCGGTCGATCGCAGCAAGCCGGTATCGCAGATCGATACCGTCATCGAATCGGACGCCGGGCATTTGGGGTTGGATCAACTGTGCACCGAATACAGCGAACAGGATGCCTTGGTGATTGCCCAGGCGCTGGTCGTCGAAGCGCCCCAGTTGATCCG